taatttcggaaatgaaaaaaatcaagtagAATCTAATACTGTTCCGAAGAATCAAGAAAACCGGATAGAgatgaataataattctaGAAATGAAGAACGTAAAGAGATAAACAATTtcggaaatgaaaaaaatgttgaatcaAATAATCTTCCAAGAAGTCAAGAAAATCGGGTAGAAATGAATCACAATAATTCTggaaatgaagaaaataaagagcggaataataattttaagaatcaagaaaataaagtagagtcaaataatttttcaggaaataaagaaaatttagtagAATCAGAAGTTTCCCCTATGACTCAAGAACTTCCTACCACAAATTTCATGCCAGAGATTcctgaagaaaaaattagtgaaCCAGTAACTCCAGGACTTCCTAGTGATATTATATCGaacgataataaaaatgatggtAACAGTcatatcgaaaatattaatagctcAGAAAATCTTAGTGGTCATCAAGAATTCAATGGTCAGCCTGGCATCTCTGAACAGGATGAAATTACAGGCTCGAGCCTTGAATCAACAATCGATCAGCCCTCGAGCTTCAATGAATTTCCGCCAAGcgaaaatttgttgaatgTTGAAAATGTTGAGATTCACTCTCCCACCGACCGTAAGTAGTCAGAcatcaacaattttattttacgtttCCCTGATAGTCAAGCTGGACAACGACAATCCACTGCTAGAACTTGTCACTAAGCTAAGCGCTAAAATTGACATTTCCATAAGTTATCAACTGGACGTCAACTTGCCTAAATgcgtaaattttcaaagagtTGATGACAAGTTCAGGTAGTAGATTGTCGCCAAGTTTCCGAGAAAGTTGGTTACAACTTGCTGTCAAGTTACAAAAGCTCAAGTTGTCATCAACTTGATCGCAGTAATTGACACCAACTTTCTAACCAGAGTCTTACTATCaggattattttcaataaaaaatattggctaattatttttattcacagCAGAATCTGCTGAAATTACAGAATCCGTAGAAAATAAGTCAGAAGAAATCGAATTTACGAAGGAAATTTACGAGGAATTAATAACCACCACCAGTCCACCagaagaaattcaaaatattccaGAATATACAAATCCCTCAATTGATTCAGAAGAAGAACAAGACGAAGAAGAAAACGACACGGCAAATATTGAAGACTCGAAACcaggtattaaaaaataaatactttatatttataataaatgtttaatttgaaatttaaattacagaaaTGTCTTCAGATGTTTGCCATGTCGATGGAGATTGCGATCaacttgaaaatcaaaatctttCTTCAGAAGTATTATCATTATTCCAGTcaatattagttaattttctatttattattctaattaatgattttatgtTCAGGATTCCACCGATGAATATTCGATACTCAGTTCCTTCGGAACTCAAAACTACTGGGAAACTTTATCTTATTTAGCTTTGACAGCCTTTACTACTTTGCTCTTTTCCCTCGGATACTTTTACATCGAAgtgagttatttatttataataatgaaaataaaaaattctaattttacaaaaattacagaattCCAGGCGCGATGGACAATTGATTGctaaaataaacaaacttgaaaaagaattattgATATCCACAAAAGAAAATTCAGTCCTAGATGATTCATTAAAATCAACTAAAACCAGAGTAAGTTAATtactcatttaaattaaatgaatttaattaataattataattataaaaataaattaatagctGGGTTCAATTGAAGATGAGTCATTTGGTTCCAATGAAATGGTTACGTCTCTAAAATCAGAATTAGAAGCAGccaatgtaattattttaatttacaataacttaaatttactgtcagttaaattatttttaattaataaattaaacagaaCACCAAGATCGAGTTGGAGATGCAAATATCAACTTTAGAAAAAGATTTAGAAAGCGCGACAGAAGCTGGCCTAGAACTAGAACGAATGCTACGAGAGGTTCTCGCTTCAAATAGCCAAGAAAACCCGCTGAGTAAATCCATTGAAGATTTGCAGACTCGTTTGAATACCCAGCAGACTCTCAATGAGTCTTTGAAGAACGCGCTTCTGCTTAAAACTCaagaggtaatttttttttttaatttgaataattatttatatttattttaatatttcttacgCCGCAGCATGAATTTGATAAAGCGGAGGTGACTAAtagactttttatttttttattcattaattaatttatttatttatttaaaaaatttagtaattcaTTTACtgactaataaaatatttatttatcatagaATGAATCTCTGACTATTGAGGTTGCTAGTATggctaaaaaatatgagcaaGTGGAGGTTGATTTTACTCGAGTGAGTGGAGAATTATTGGAAGTAACTAAAATTAGAAATGAAATTGAAGAAAAGTTGACGAataaaatcaaagaaattgaaaaaaaattatctgatgtgagtgatatttttttatattataacatatatttatttattaattaattaatttattaattatttaattgataggTATCAGCAGAAAAAGTGACccttcataaaaaattaaaaagaaaagaagtgGAATTAAAAGATTTACAGCAGGTGGTAAAACAATCTAACACTGGTAATATCGATCTTTCAAAGTTGTCAGATATATCGCGGATTAAAGCAGAAGCTGATTTGTTGAAAGAAGAAAGAGATGAATTAAAAGCTAAATTGAGTGATTTAGAAGGCGCTCATCAGTTACTCGAAGGTgagttatttattcaaattaattattgctaaTTATTGTGATGAGAAGAGGATcagagtatttaaaaaattttttgaatgtagaGCATGCGAAGATAATTAACGAAGAAGTTGTGTCATTAAGTGAGCAGTGCAAAGTTGCGATGAAGGAAAAAGCTGAGGCTGAAACTCGTTTGGAAGTACTCAGTAAATTCTTTAATGAGAAAGAAGCAGAGCGGCAGAAGGAGGAGTCAATGTGGTTGCAGCAGCAAGGAGAAGTCTCAATTACTGTTGAGAAATTACAGATGATGCAGagcgaaattcaaaattacaagttattatttttctatcagtaattttaaatttaactgcaacaggaattttaatatttaatttttttttagacaacaAATAGAGGCACTGAAACGTGAGATATTGGATCAGGAAAAAGAATACAAAAAGCAAATTGCAGATTTAGAAGCTAAATCTCACGAAAATTGGGttggtattttatttatttaccgataatttatgatagatttactaattaatatcaatcgTAGGTACGCGCACGTCAAAATGAACGTCGTCTAGAAGAATCGAAAGCTGAAGCTGGACAACTGCGTAACAGACTAACGCTTTTAGAGAAGAACTTCAGTGATACTGATTCCGACATAAAAACACATCGTAAGTATCAATATATCTTCTAGATTTTAAAgattttgagtttttaaatttataatttattttaaattactaattaatgcATGATCTGTTGAACGTTTCGttccttaattaatttatttaaaaaaaaaaagtaaccggTACGTATAGAGATAAGAGACAAAGCAGATTACTAAAGATAATTCTCAAACAGGGATGGAAACAAACGGGGAGACGGCGACGTCACCGCAATTATTCTTAGGAGCTGAGTCATCAAGCTCGCCGATAATGTTTGGGGGTCCACCGAGTATTCCGCCGCTTCCTTACTTACACGGACCGCCACCTTTGCCACCGTATATGCACACAATGCCCATGCTGCCAGGATATGACGTAGGGCAACGACCGCCGCCACTCGGTGGCCGTGTATCCTCACCTCCGCCAATGCCACCAGGGCCTTTGCCACCAGGTCCACCTTTGCCACCCAACACCAGTAACAGTAGGTTCAACCATTCAGGTTCCTCGCCACCATCACCACCAATATCACCCGGTCTTCCATTACCTCATCATCCTCATTCTTCTCATTCTCTACCTCCAGGTCACTATCGTCCCACTCAGCCGCCACCGCCACCGCCGGTTTCCTTTTCCAGTGATCGAATACCGCCGGTACCTCTACCTTCGATGTTACCGCCACCAGGACCAGGAGTTCCCCTGCCAAGTCCGTCTTGGAGTGACGACAAAATGCCACCTCGTGATAATGGCGGGAGTTTTCATCCCTTTCAACGTGACCACCGcgaattaaataacaaaaatttaagtaacgATAAACGGCAGTCAAGCTTTGATCAGCATCGTGACAAGTACTCATGATAAAAGACAAAATATTTCTAcgattttttctttgataataaaaaaattatttataaaaataatatatacacaattatatcttgttaattttaatttatcaattaattaattaattatcttcaCATggcgtttattatttttggtaatttttttactttatctcTGCCGCACGACAAGGACGCAAACGTTTTTCTAAAGTCAGGCAGTTTTGGAGTACTATGGAGGGACATAATAACAACTCCCATGCTATTCACACTATTATTGACAACGAGAATTTAAATGAGTAGcaggttaataaataattgatatctTGATTGTTTATCttcatctttatttttagaataaatttatgtagtGTTAATTTATGAAAGAAGTTGGTAATTTAATCAAAGGTGTAATTTAGTAGGTAAATTTGTAATTGGTTTGTAAATTATGTACTTGTTTTcgttgtataaaatatttaattattttatatttgctATAGGTTCCTTTAAATGCTGCATAGTCTGGGTGCAACATAATGGAtaccatattttttaattgtaattgtcATTGTAATAATTCCAGTAGATAGTTaagatattaaaaagaaatattgtaataaaaataaaaatgtttgtaaggaattatatattaatttcggTGCTTGGCGCCTTCCGTAAAGTCAAAAATATTGAGTATGAATGTTGCAGATatgagataatttataaattttaaataaattgaattaatgaaatttaaaaaaatgcgcgttcTAGTTTATCAATTATCCAGGTATGCATTTTTTAGTTTccattcttaaattttatttatttatttaaagtttaaaaaatttgaaatgttaGGCAAATTCACgctcataaaatattttattgttaatttatataattgtctaaatttttctttgtacaataataatttattgtatgacGAGAGATGAAACGAGACGATTTCAGATGAAGTTTGTGAACTGGAGCCGAAGGTGAGTGCTGCCaccacaaaatttaaatataatcctGAGGtcagcagacaattaaaaatttttgaatttttctctgcaaattaattacaaaaaaaaaaaaaaaacaactaaaaatatgctcatgtacaaaataaaaaaaaactacagatggaattttttataatttgttttgaaaaaaattattgggcTTCGGTTACCTTCAGTGTCCTAATTTGAAATCGCGTTTTATCACTTGTCACACAATGTACTATTTCATAATTACCTGCATTGAAATTTAGTCTGAAGTTGGACACATCTCATTTTTttccctaaaaaaaaaaactgattatttGAAACCCGGTAAATTACCTTAGTTTAAAATTcactaaataaaaacttattattgataataaataataaaattgattttaaaaaataaatgaccgATTGTTGATGCTaatttatgtatgataaaataataataatatattatttgttattgttatacaaataaaaaaaaataattcaattttgtaattatgtattttagaaaaatttttcttggtaTAAGGAATgcaataaatgtatatttatacaatatttatatgaattataattaattaattaatttacatttaaaaatcgaaaatctttaacgatatttttaataattttttaatttatctagtGGCAGTgcttgcaaaaaaataaaaaacaataactatgccaagaaaataacgaaaaatataaagaaaaatacaaGCACTGCGAATATCTTAATCATTAACCACCGATTGTTGGTGACTGATTGAAAGTATTTGAGGATCTCGGTGTGAGCAGCCTCAACATTTAATTCCGTGTCTTCGATGTTGGTGTCTATCCTGAATTAATGCAtccattagtttatttattacagtagacaatattgaaaaaaaaaaaaaaaaaaaaaaaaactaaataccTCTCGACCATCTCTTCCTGTTCTTTGACCATGTGAGCCAGTTGCTGAAATATTCCACCGAGTTCAACGATCGTAGACTCAATGTTCTGCATAGTTTCTGCTCTAGACATCACATAGGAATCCTAAAACAATTCATTGTCGGTTTatcaaatcaattttttaatcaactcgCAGATGTCTAgacaaaatttcataattaaaatcaataaactaattaagaaaattattagacacaTGATCCTCAAGTcaacagacaattaataattttcaaatttttaaacttcccgctataaaaatttgaatttaaaaaaaggaagttattggtAGTCCGATTCACGGATTgagttttttgtttataatttatcgcttttaaataaatccggAAATTATgaaacgtcggctaacttgagcgttatactatttttataaattataaaataaaaacaaaccgTATCATCTCTCATTGCTTGTTGCATCACCATTTGACCCATAGGTTCAATATTTAGACTGACAGTATTGCTTCTATTATCCTGTTCTTCAAGGAGCAGTGAGCTCTGCTGTCCACCAGTTAATGGTAACTTTGTATTTACACGCCCTTGGGTAAATTGCTGTCTTCTATTTTGCTCTTCTctcatattctaaaaattaattaattatttaatccattagatataaaaaaaagtttcacggctaattgataatttatgacACATGATACATACTTCAGATCTTACTTCAAGTACATTCTTAAAGTGATTAGACATATTAGCAAGCTTTGACTGGAGTGTAACGACCACTGATGAAGAATGGGAGGCTATGTGATGACTCCTAGATGATGATTCTCTCTGTTGCTTGCTCAGTTCCTGCAGCTGTCCTATTTGTTTATTCAGACTACTCAAGTCTGTCTTGATGATATTTGTCAGCTCGTCTATTTCCAATTGTCTGTCAtcgaaaatcgattttttcttTGCCACTGCAGCAAAAATCACCTCGTTAATTCATAATTCTACAAACAATAGCAAATTAAACTCTGCACTTACGTATTGCGAGTTTCTCTAGTTTGGCATAAGTGCTGGCGATGttttttccaatatttttGGCAATCATCATAAACTGGGAGTAGCTCTGGAAATGTCTGCCCTGAGACGGACTCCTGGCAGACGTTCTCATCATAGTTCTGCCCTGCATCGTCTTGATGGCATTGGCGAACTCATTGCTCCTGTCGCGGGACGTCATGATtggaatataattataatttgaatttgaattctcTTTATTGTCACTGTCTATTTGCCAGTTCTCTGGCTTCCCATTTCCTGATACCTGGCCGTAAAATGTGCTACCAAATTTACGTTGATCGGTATATGATGTCAATGGAGCATCCTCTAGGTCTCCAGTAACTCGTCTCCTTCGTGCTGACATTTCATGCTCAGTAACCTATAAGTCAATCGTAggaattagataaaaaaataacgtacTGCGTATTATGaatgaaaaacattttgatGGCTATTGGAAAGTGAcacatcatcatcgtcattaGGTTAGACATTGATATTTATGAGGATTcgaatttatacatttatgtttatgtgcttatgataatttgttattaaaaattctgtcGAATTACTTGTAAGAGACATCAGTTGTTGGAATAAAATGTCTGGTATTTAGGTCAAACTTGATATGATAACAGCTGCTGATGTCAGCTCGCTAACTCTGCATGATGACAGTTCTCTCTGAactccattttatttttttagttcctATTTACTGGGACTGATGGCgccacttttttttcaaatagttggcacaaattaaaaatttaatgagtgTAGCAAATTTgtgacaatttattatttttaactaaattacttaattaattaatgtaataaaatttaaaaaaatgcgtgcaataatttttgattgtcAGCCAAAAGTTGCCACTTAGTGAGAGTTAGAGCTAGATCATTTCCGAAGGTAccctaattaatataattattgatacaaataatttgtaataaaattattaaatttcaatttttaaatttcgcgccaactTGGTGCTACTGCGCGTCACGGCATTCGGTGTTCAAATTTTCGCTGGAGTGGGGGGCAGTCGATGAACCGCAAAATCGATTGTGTTGTAGCAACTGACGGTTTGATAGCGGCAGTTAGTATCATCGAAAATGGCAGTAGTAGTCCAGATCCTTctttatatttgaattgaaacaaAGTATTGCAGTTATGTCgtgtaattattcataaaatttgttgcTCATAGTTATTGTTTAGTTAAATTGTGCAGTGTTTGTAAAATGTGAATTGTGTAAAGTGTTGTGTTGAGTGTTAGGGTGAAGTGTTGCAGATGggtgatgctgatgctgacaacttccaagttcctgagcaaaatcatctggcatcgtctggtggggaagtagcagttaagtgacgttttttagctgcaatacacttggagcaatttaattcaaatctccaggtgtattaggacacccttctgcacaTTATTTCCCTgtcaaggtttgttcaaacacttaagtgttttttttttatttaatattttaaatatttttattttattctaccGCCATTTTACTTaaacttatgatttttaatttttctccaatttctaataatttatttttcgaatatttgaatttaccgcGCGAGtagtaacaattattaatgagaaaaaaaagtatattttttaatcaaattaatacaattattgacacaaatgaattttaagaaaattattaaatttcaattttgaaatttcgcgccgTTGGCGCTGCTGCGCGTCACTTTACTCaacgttcaaatttttgctaaagAGGGGGCGGTCGATGAATCGCAAAATCGATTGCTGTGTAATCAACCGACGGTTCgatagcggcagtcagtatcTTCGAAAATAGCAGCAGTAGTCCAGATTCATCTTTACGTTCAAATTGAAACCCAGTATTGCAATGGCGTCATGTAA
Above is a window of Microplitis demolitor isolate Queensland-Clemson2020A chromosome 1, iyMicDemo2.1a, whole genome shotgun sequence DNA encoding:
- the LOC103569254 gene encoding transport and Golgi organization protein 1 isoform X3, whose translation is MWCSNITVVKTSRKKNNSMINNKLIYKLLPKFLFITIIFHAISPCTSVISNKRLCYDPECSVPISLGKTVVVYNSNDPDILSFGPNEDVTVFSKSAGTRQDLWGVEINGRRGYAPTKFIREKKILKKNLEHEVPTGISVPEVKSSGHQGNGDVIKDSVINSNPNQEIRNSVESVSPVIDKVSPSFEVIDGTTFNFQDDRSAENFATKIIESADKEQPVLTVHPNLMTTQVGLDDRLTLETAVRENGQEKGKIRNEKQDDRGEKAGDNVENNSNTRGNDRPHGENNPGNFEKKESVVQNNGDARNGNRMENNNGDNRAGESKAQENISKDLAADEPRTEQKHVEEKNGGEEQVGASTGEASSGENKKSEPADTFTQVFNKVSSLFDSFTESSDSVPEEIPPTVAPTNAGSDSALAQAVTEKMDNVEAPSTPPGLSVGPEHQSGARSNRAELNNFFGNKENRVEPNIQMEKRENNVEINGNSGSKESKELNNQLRDEKNKVEPKNVSTNQDNRVEMNNNSRNEEKKEINNNFGKENNQVEVNNVPKIQENRVEMNNNKNEAIKEINNNFTKEKNQLHLNNVPRNEENRVEMNNDSRNEENKDSNINFRNEKNQDSNNLPRNPENRVEVTNNSGSGESRQINNNFGNEKNQDSNNLSRNPENGVEMTNNSGNGESRQINNNFGNEKNQVESNTVPKNQENRIEMNNNSRNEERKEINNFGNEKNVESNNLPRSQENRVEMNHNNSGNEENKERNNNFKNQENKVESNNFSGNKENLVESEVSPMTQELPTTNFMPEIPEEKISEPVTPGLPSDIISNDNKNDGNSHIENINSSENLSGHQEFNGQPGISEQDEITGSSLESTIDQPSSFNEFPPSENLLNVENVEIHSPTDQSVENKSEEIEFTKEIYEELITTTSPPEEIQNIPEYTNPSIDSEEEQDEEENDTANIEDSKPEMSSDVCHVDGDCDQLENQNLSSEDSTDEYSILSSFGTQNYWETLSYLALTAFTTLLFSLGYFYIENSRRDGQLIAKINKLEKELLISTKENSVLDDSLKSTKTRLGSIEDESFGSNEMVTSLKSELEAANNTKIELEMQISTLEKDLESATEAGLELERMLREVLASNSQENPLSKSIEDLQTRLNTQQTLNESLKNALLLKTQENESLTIEVASMAKKYEQVEVDFTRVSGELLEVTKIRNEIEEKLTNKIKEIEKKLSDVSAEKVTLHKKLKRKEVELKDLQQVVKQSNTGNIDLSKLSDISRIKAEADLLKEERDELKAKLSDLEGAHQLLEEHAKIINEEVVSLSEQCKVAMKEKAEAETRLEVLSKFFNEKEAERQKEESMWLQQQGEVSITVEKLQMMQSEIQNYKQQIEALKREILDQEKEYKKQIADLEAKSHENWVRARQNERRLEESKAEAGQLRNRLTLLEKNFSDTDSDIKTHRMETNGETATSPQLFLGAESSSSPIMFGGPPSIPPLPYLHGPPPLPPYMHTMPMLPGYDVGQRPPPLGGRVSSPPPMPPGPLPPGPPLPPNTSNSRFNHSGSSPPSPPISPGLPLPHHPHSSHSLPPGHYRPTQPPPPPPVSFSSDRIPPVPLPSMLPPPGPGVPLPSPSWSDDKMPPRDNGGSFHPFQRDHRELNNKNLSNDKRQSSFDQHRDKYS